The following proteins come from a genomic window of Dreissena polymorpha isolate Duluth1 chromosome 1, UMN_Dpol_1.0, whole genome shotgun sequence:
- the LOC127832139 gene encoding 2-amino-3-ketobutyrate coenzyme A ligase, mitochondrial-like: MFSIFRKLSSGWRHVPAVVHRCSGSSATTRVPLSYLQGELTSIEDAGTFKHERVIESKQGPSIMVHGNRSKILNFCANNYLGLSSHPEVIEAGKKALDSHGAGLSSVRFICGTQDIHKDLEKKLAKFHGKEDCILYISCFDANTGLFEVLLNEQDAIISDELNHASIIDGIRLCKAKRYRYKHINMQMLEEQLQDAQACRHRLIATDGVFSMDGKVTPLKKICELADKYNSMVFIDECHATGFFGETGRGTEEYFKLGGDKRGADIITSTLGKAVGGASGGYTCGPKELVTLLRQRSRPYLFSNSLPPPVVACASKALDIIMASPDLPGKVHSNTVRFRSKMQDAGFNVVGDPDHPICPVMLGDAKLASTFSNEMLAKGIYVIGFSYPVVPKGQARIRVQISAAHSTQDIDRAVDAFVSIGRKLKVIQ, encoded by the exons ATGTTCTCAATATTCCGCAAATTGAGCTCAG GATGGCGTCATGTACCAGCAGTCGTCCACCGCTGCTCTGGGTCATCGGCGACCACTAGAGTGCCATTGTCATATCTACAAGGAGAACTTACAT CCATTGAGGATGCAGGGACATTCAAGCATGAGCGTGTCATTGAGTCAAAACAAGGACCTTCAATTATGGTCCATGGCAATCGCAGCAAAATACTGAATTTCTGTGCGAACAATTACCTTGGCCTCTCA AGTCATCCAGAAGTGATTGAAGCTGGCAAGAAAGCATTGGACAGCCACGGCGCAGGTCTAAGCTCTGTGAGATTCATCTGTGGCACTCAG GACATTCATAAGGACTTGGAGAAGAAGTTAGCCAAGTTTCATGGCAAGGAAGACTGTATTCTGTACATCAGCTGCTTTGACGCCAACACTGGATTGTTTGAGGTTCTCCTGAATGAGCAGGATGCCATTATCTCAGATGAGCTCAATCACGCATCCATCATTGACGGTATACGCCTGTGTAAGGCCAAACGCTACAGATACAAGCATATAAACATGCAGA TGTTGGAAGAGCAGCTTCAGGATGCCCAGGCGTGCAGACACAGGCTGATTGCTACTGATGGAGTGTTTAGCATGGATGGCAAAGTGACGCCCCTCAA GAAAATCTGTGAACTGGCTGACAAATACAATTCCATGGTTTTCATTGATGAGTGCCATGCTACTGGATTTTTTGGAGAGACAGGAAG GGGCACGGAGGAGTATTTCAAGCTGGGAGGAGACAAGAGAGGTGCGGACATTATCACCTCTACACTAGGCAAGGCTGTGGGTGGAGCTTCAG GTGGTTACACTTGTGGTCCCAAGGAGCTGGTGACCTTGTTACGCCAGAGGTCGCGACCTTACCTCTTTTCCAACTCACTCCCCCCACCTGTGGTGGCCTGTGCAAGCAAG GCGCTGGACATTATAATGGCGAGCCCCGACCTTCCAGGCAAGGTTCATAGTAACACTGTGAGGTTCAGGAGCAAGATGCAGGATGCAGGCTTCAACGTCGTG GGGGATCCGGACCATCCAATATGTCCAGTGATGCTTGGAGATGCTAAACTAGCAAGCACATTCTCCAATGAAATGCTAG CCAAGGGAATTTATGTGATTGGATTTTCCTATCCTGTGGTGCCAAAAG GTCAAGCTCGAATAAGAGTGCAGATTTCTGCGGCGCATTCCACTCAAGACATCGACAGAGCAGTTGATGCCTTTGTCTCAATAGGAAGAAAATTGAAGGTCATACAGTAA